From a single Pirellulales bacterium genomic region:
- a CDS encoding Flp family type IVb pilin: MHSLRRILFNFWRAENGPTAVEYAVMMALVVAVCLSAISIVGSKAKTTFNNVANSIAGS; encoded by the coding sequence ATGCACAGCCTCCGCCGAATACTGTTCAACTTCTGGCGTGCCGAAAACGGTCCGACGGCCGTCGAGTACGCCGTCATGATGGCCCTCGTCGTGGCCGTCTGCCTCTCGGCGATCAGCATCGTTGGCTCAAAGGCAAAAACGACGTTTAACAACGTCGCGAATTCGATCGCCGGAAGTTGA